The following coding sequences lie in one Sphingobium sp. KCTC 72723 genomic window:
- a CDS encoding endonuclease/exonuclease/phosphatase family protein, whose translation MIKAFRALLFTGMAMLATSGATSEDQGFHPIARSGVVMPDMAGGALSVMTYNIRGLPWPVATGRSAALDRIAGRLVALRRAGQQPHVILLQEAFSSEAQALAARSGYRHVAFGPDAALRSQASPDAADAAYLRDARWDRGEAMGKSLGSGLIILSDYPIEATERLAFPDFACAGFDCLANKGVMIAHLAVPGAGRVAIVNTHLNARKAAGVAIARTQLAYRRQVALMTRFIAAHVPQGERLVLGGDMNIGGDPQRRAAFFGEFASARLPFVAVTRGGAQQAAERDDVAENDLLHSIGKGKDWLFARGAAGAGAMVLGAHTPFGSEAQGEPLSDHVGYVVHYAMAEGGADAPVRIAMAESR comes from the coding sequence ATGATCAAAGCTTTTCGAGCCTTGCTGTTCACGGGCATGGCGATGCTGGCGACATCGGGCGCGACCAGCGAGGATCAGGGATTCCACCCGATCGCGCGGTCCGGTGTCGTCATGCCCGACATGGCTGGCGGGGCGCTGTCGGTGATGACCTATAATATCAGGGGGCTGCCCTGGCCGGTGGCGACGGGGCGCAGCGCGGCGCTGGACCGGATCGCCGGGCGATTGGTCGCGCTGCGGCGCGCCGGGCAGCAACCGCACGTCATCCTGCTACAGGAAGCCTTTTCCAGCGAAGCGCAGGCGCTGGCCGCCCGATCGGGCTACCGCCATGTCGCCTTTGGCCCGGACGCCGCGCTGCGCAGCCAAGCCAGCCCGGATGCCGCCGATGCCGCCTATTTGCGCGACGCGCGCTGGGACCGGGGCGAAGCAATGGGCAAATCACTGGGCAGCGGCCTCATCATCCTGTCCGACTATCCGATAGAAGCGACCGAGCGGCTGGCCTTTCCCGATTTCGCCTGCGCCGGGTTCGATTGCCTGGCCAACAAGGGCGTGATGATCGCGCATCTGGCCGTGCCGGGCGCGGGCCGGGTCGCCATCGTCAACACCCATCTGAACGCGCGCAAGGCAGCGGGCGTCGCCATCGCCCGGACGCAATTGGCCTATCGGCGGCAAGTGGCGCTGATGACGCGCTTCATTGCGGCCCATGTGCCGCAGGGCGAGAGGCTGGTGCTGGGCGGCGACATGAACATCGGCGGCGACCCGCAACGCCGCGCCGCCTTTTTCGGCGAATTTGCCAGCGCCCGCCTGCCCTTCGTCGCGGTGACGCGGGGTGGCGCGCAGCAGGCGGCAGAGCGCGACGATGTGGCGGAGAACGACCTGTTGCACAGCATCGGCAAGGGCAAGGACTGGCTGTTCGCGCGCGGCGCGGCAGGCGCAGGCGCAATGGTGCTGGGCGCGCACACGCCCTTCGGCAGCGAGGCGCAGGGCGAACCGCTGTCCGACCATGTCGGCTATGTCGTCCATTATGCCATGGCAGAGGGCGGCGCCGACGCGCCGGTGCGGATTGCCATGGCGGAGTCGCGCTGA
- a CDS encoding autotransporter assembly complex protein TamA → MRYRQAHYVRDVLRLVLVAALPFPALAQTPPAPAEVPAPAEAEEPILPDDQFEARLPKMEGADPAGPLPTIDSWLDAQMPTGAATELPAATEPAAEQELAQPLPALNSVTVPANVADDADPDAKLPDIRYATSIEGFGKTGLEDAFRAESALIDGKGKADTAAMVQARGQEDEALAVRLFHSEGYYDATALASLDQAGDGTLKAVISVTPGKRYKIGTIVITAGPTVPPTLVRDSLPLQTGDYIVAANVEGAEANVALKLPETGYPFAKVGERDILLDGATVTGDYRLPVDVGPRGTFRAITTSGDKQAFGADHMEVIRRYRPGDLYDSRKVDDLRKALVATGLFSSVAVEPVRTGEAGPDGTEYVDLAVEQEAGPPRTLAGEVGYGTGQGFRAEGTWTHRNLFPPEGALIAGVVAGTQEQGVSGIFRRANAGKRDKTFQAGALINHQKYDAYEAFTAGLNISWARQSTPIFQKRWTYSYGAEVLLSNEQTTIDPATGQNKRLTYFIGAVPVQVGYDRSNDLLNPTKGFRANIRVSPEASLQGNVSPYVRGTLDLTGYYPVSDGLVIAARTRLGTISGVSRDDVAPSRRIYAGGGGSVRGFGYQELGPKDVNNDPIGGRSVNEFAVEGRYRFGNYGAVAFVDAGQVYDSAIPKFSDMRYGVGIGGRFYTNFGPFRADIAMPINRQPGESKFALYIGIGQAF, encoded by the coding sequence ATGAGATACAGGCAGGCGCATTATGTTCGGGATGTGCTGCGCCTCGTCCTCGTCGCCGCCCTGCCCTTTCCGGCGCTGGCCCAAACGCCGCCTGCCCCCGCAGAAGTCCCCGCCCCCGCGGAGGCCGAGGAACCGATCCTGCCCGACGACCAGTTCGAAGCGCGCCTGCCGAAGATGGAGGGGGCGGATCCAGCCGGGCCGCTGCCTACCATCGATAGCTGGCTGGACGCGCAGATGCCGACGGGTGCCGCGACCGAGTTGCCTGCCGCGACGGAGCCAGCAGCGGAACAGGAACTCGCCCAGCCGCTGCCCGCGCTGAACAGTGTGACCGTGCCTGCCAACGTTGCAGATGATGCCGACCCGGACGCGAAGCTGCCCGACATTCGCTATGCCACGAGCATCGAGGGCTTTGGCAAGACGGGGCTGGAAGACGCATTCCGCGCCGAATCCGCGCTGATCGACGGCAAGGGCAAGGCGGACACCGCCGCCATGGTGCAGGCGCGCGGGCAGGAGGATGAGGCGCTGGCCGTCCGCCTGTTCCATTCGGAAGGCTATTATGACGCGACGGCGCTGGCCAGTCTGGATCAGGCCGGCGACGGGACGCTGAAAGCCGTGATTTCGGTCACGCCGGGCAAGCGTTACAAGATCGGCACCATAGTCATCACCGCCGGGCCGACCGTGCCACCGACGCTGGTGCGCGACAGCCTGCCGCTTCAGACCGGCGATTATATCGTTGCCGCCAACGTCGAGGGGGCCGAAGCCAATGTCGCGCTGAAACTGCCCGAAACCGGCTATCCCTTCGCCAAGGTGGGGGAGCGGGACATATTGCTCGACGGCGCGACCGTGACCGGCGACTACAGGCTGCCCGTCGATGTAGGACCGCGCGGCACGTTCCGCGCGATCACCACTAGCGGCGACAAGCAGGCGTTCGGTGCCGACCATATGGAGGTCATCCGCCGCTACCGCCCCGGCGACCTGTATGACAGCCGCAAGGTGGACGACCTGCGCAAGGCATTGGTCGCTACCGGGCTGTTTTCCAGCGTCGCGGTGGAACCCGTGCGCACGGGCGAAGCGGGACCGGATGGCACCGAATATGTCGATCTGGCGGTCGAGCAGGAGGCCGGGCCGCCGCGCACGCTGGCGGGGGAAGTGGGTTACGGCACGGGCCAGGGTTTCCGTGCGGAGGGGACATGGACCCATCGCAACCTGTTCCCGCCCGAAGGCGCACTGATCGCGGGCGTCGTCGCAGGCACGCAGGAACAAGGCGTATCGGGTATTTTCCGCCGCGCCAATGCAGGCAAGCGCGACAAGACATTTCAGGCAGGCGCGCTGATCAACCATCAGAAATATGACGCCTATGAAGCGTTTACGGCGGGCCTGAACATCAGTTGGGCGCGACAATCGACGCCGATCTTCCAGAAGCGCTGGACCTACAGCTATGGCGCGGAAGTGCTGCTGTCGAACGAGCAGACGACGATCGACCCGGCGACGGGCCAGAACAAGCGGCTGACCTATTTCATTGGCGCAGTGCCGGTGCAGGTCGGCTATGACCGCTCCAACGATCTGCTGAACCCGACCAAGGGCTTCCGCGCCAATATCCGCGTGTCGCCCGAAGCATCGTTGCAGGGCAATGTGTCGCCCTATGTGCGCGGCACATTGGACCTGACCGGCTATTACCCCGTGTCCGACGGGCTGGTCATCGCCGCGCGCACGCGGCTTGGCACCATCAGCGGCGTTTCGCGCGATGACGTGGCACCGTCGCGGCGCATCTATGCGGGCGGGGGCGGGTCGGTGCGTGGCTTTGGCTATCAGGAACTGGGTCCGAAGGACGTTAATAATGATCCCATCGGTGGCCGTTCCGTCAATGAATTTGCGGTCGAGGGGCGCTATCGCTTCGGCAATTATGGCGCAGTCGCCTTTGTCGATGCGGGTCAGGTCTATGACAGCGCCATCCCCAAATTTTCCGACATGCGGTATGGCGTGGGGATCGGCGGGCGTTTCTACACCAATTTCGGTCCGTTCCGCGCGGACATAGCCATGCCGATCAACCGGCAGCCGGGCGAATCTAAATTCGCCCTCTATATCGGTATCGGGCAGGCTTTTTGA
- a CDS encoding TonB-dependent receptor domain-containing protein translates to MRVVPLALALLMVPGVALAQDQMLGEGIRFTLKPRTVTLVLRTGAAVERARLTRLSPVAADDRGHVMDVLVQRQRFSLSREGRAAIDPLTVSGFHPRSRLLLLSVEDRVPLDHGITVMAGFQGVKISNRSANVTAIGSNDRLRTRDGFLPRIGVAVDVAPGVDLGLAYRQTLRGFGETGVSGPLGMTREDFRAMVQTLRPERHGRLAAHIGWTPAPGLSLTIGAHDGRIADRLSFVEGGYMPRNGGSAQLRGGSVAVRHHLSRRWHWSMRYTSTRLHQDDGISAHENAVSVEAGWRAGRWNAMLRGTKGSTPMLAGDIGRWNPRVRVEGEMRYRLPGAVDVSLRLTDPDRLASSAFLRDDPAGPVRAGDQARGLMLGVAMPL, encoded by the coding sequence ATGCGCGTGGTTCCTCTGGCGCTGGCGCTGCTCATGGTTCCCGGTGTCGCACTGGCGCAGGATCAGATGCTGGGCGAAGGCATTCGCTTCACGCTGAAGCCGCGCACGGTGACGCTGGTGCTGCGCACGGGCGCAGCAGTCGAACGGGCGCGGTTGACGCGCCTCAGCCCGGTGGCGGCGGACGATCGCGGCCATGTCATGGACGTGCTTGTCCAGCGGCAACGGTTCAGCCTGTCGCGTGAGGGGCGCGCGGCGATCGACCCGCTGACGGTATCGGGATTTCATCCGCGTAGTCGCCTGTTGCTGCTGTCGGTGGAGGACCGGGTGCCGCTGGACCATGGCATCACCGTCATGGCGGGGTTTCAGGGCGTGAAGATCAGCAATCGCAGCGCCAATGTCACGGCGATCGGCAGCAATGACCGGCTGCGCACGCGCGACGGGTTTCTGCCGCGCATAGGCGTTGCAGTGGATGTTGCGCCGGGCGTCGATCTGGGGCTGGCCTATCGGCAGACACTGCGCGGCTTTGGCGAGACGGGCGTGTCGGGTCCGTTGGGTATGACGCGCGAGGATTTCCGCGCGATGGTGCAAACGCTGCGTCCCGAACGGCATGGTCGTCTGGCGGCCCATATCGGCTGGACGCCCGCGCCCGGCCTGTCGCTGACGATCGGCGCGCATGACGGGCGAATCGCGGACCGGCTTTCGTTTGTGGAAGGTGGCTATATGCCGCGCAATGGCGGGTCGGCGCAGCTGCGTGGGGGGAGCGTTGCCGTGCGGCATCATCTGTCCCGGCGCTGGCACTGGTCGATGCGCTATACTTCTACCCGCCTGCATCAGGATGATGGCATCAGCGCCCACGAAAATGCGGTGTCGGTCGAGGCGGGATGGCGCGCGGGACGGTGGAACGCAATGCTGCGCGGGACGAAGGGCAGCACGCCGATGCTGGCCGGCGACATTGGCCGGTGGAACCCGCGCGTGCGGGTGGAGGGGGAGATGCGCTATCGCCTGCCCGGTGCGGTGGATGTTTCGCTGCGGCTGACCGATCCTGATCGGCTGGCCAGCAGTGCCTTCCTGCGCGACGATCCGGCCGGGCCGGTGCGCGCGGGCGATCAGGCGCGGGGGTTGATGTTGGGCGTGGCGATGCCGCTTTAG
- a CDS encoding TonB-dependent receptor, whose product MRISTALLMASSAFIALPAFAQDATPAAAEAPDAATIIVFGRGETRQVQEIGARDIVTLTPGTNPLKAIEKLPSVNFQSADPFGNYEWSQRITIRSFNQNQLGFTFDGIPLGDMSYGNHNGLHITRAISSENIGSVRVSQGAGSIGTQATNALGGTVESFSVDPADVMGGQGNLTYGSNETWRGFARLALGSRDGIRALVSYGYGSTDKYKGTGTQDQHMGNAKLIVPIGDVTLDGWLSYSDRREQDYQDMSMGMINRLGYDWDNTYPDYARAIDYASRYNDVDVRSNSGGSPFPDGRFDYSGANVATGQVYPGNVTSADDAYYDAAGLRKDWLGAVGISAPIGDAASVKLKGYYHNNKGMGLWGTPYVPSPNGVPMSVRTTEYQMDRIGMFGSVDFALGIQNFTVGGWYENNKFNQARRFYAFASRTEPGLSFRDYPTNPFATQWAFDFTTDTIQYHVQDKIDLGMVTINLGWKGFQVTNKAEAVVQATFPEGKIKARDWFQPHAGIALELSPQAELFGGFTQATRAFASATTTGPFSTNQAGFDAIKNSLKPEQSDTWEAGLRYHDSRFNGVIGAYLVNFRNRLLAVQVGSAIQGNPSALQNVGNVRSFGFEAAGDLKLGSGFGVYGSYSYTDATYRNDVLNGNGVLVAAIAGKTVVDSPKHMLRGEINYEREGAFGRIGANYMSRRYYTYTNDQSVPERVIVDASIGYRFTDKLELQLNATNLLDERYVGTIGSGGFGNSGDGQTLLVGAPAQFFATVKAGF is encoded by the coding sequence ATGCGTATTTCCACCGCACTTCTCATGGCGTCGAGCGCGTTCATCGCCCTGCCCGCCTTCGCGCAGGACGCCACGCCCGCCGCAGCCGAAGCGCCCGACGCGGCCACCATCATCGTGTTCGGCCGGGGCGAAACCCGGCAGGTGCAGGAAATCGGCGCGCGCGACATCGTAACGCTGACGCCCGGCACCAATCCGCTGAAAGCCATCGAAAAGCTGCCCAGCGTCAATTTCCAGTCGGCCGACCCGTTCGGCAATTATGAATGGTCGCAGCGCATCACTATCCGCAGCTTCAACCAGAACCAGCTTGGCTTTACCTTCGATGGCATCCCGCTGGGCGACATGAGCTATGGCAATCATAACGGCCTGCACATTACCCGCGCGATCAGTTCCGAAAATATCGGCAGCGTGCGCGTGTCGCAGGGGGCCGGGTCCATCGGCACGCAGGCGACCAACGCGCTGGGCGGCACGGTGGAAAGCTTCTCGGTCGATCCCGCCGATGTGATGGGCGGGCAGGGCAACCTGACCTATGGCTCCAACGAAACCTGGCGCGGCTTTGCCCGGCTGGCGCTGGGCAGCCGCGACGGTATCCGTGCGCTCGTTTCCTACGGCTATGGATCGACCGACAAATATAAAGGCACCGGCACGCAGGACCAGCATATGGGCAATGCCAAGCTGATCGTCCCCATCGGCGACGTGACGCTGGACGGGTGGCTCAGCTATTCGGACCGGCGCGAGCAGGACTATCAGGACATGTCGATGGGGATGATCAATCGCCTCGGCTATGACTGGGACAACACTTACCCCGATTATGCCCGCGCGATCGACTATGCCAGCCGCTACAATGACGTTGACGTGCGCAGCAACAGCGGCGGGTCGCCCTTCCCCGACGGCCGGTTCGATTATAGCGGCGCGAATGTGGCGACGGGTCAGGTCTATCCCGGCAATGTCACCAGTGCGGACGACGCCTATTATGACGCGGCGGGCCTGCGCAAGGACTGGCTGGGCGCTGTCGGCATCAGCGCGCCGATCGGCGATGCCGCTTCGGTCAAGCTTAAGGGCTATTATCACAATAACAAGGGCATGGGCCTGTGGGGAACCCCCTATGTCCCCAGCCCCAACGGCGTGCCGATGTCGGTGCGCACGACCGAATATCAGATGGACCGGATCGGTATGTTCGGCAGCGTCGATTTTGCGCTGGGCATCCAGAATTTCACCGTCGGCGGCTGGTATGAAAATAACAAGTTCAATCAGGCGCGGCGCTTCTACGCCTTTGCCAGCCGGACCGAACCGGGCCTGAGCTTCCGCGATTATCCGACCAATCCGTTCGCCACCCAATGGGCGTTCGATTTCACCACCGACACGATCCAATATCATGTGCAGGACAAGATCGACCTGGGCATGGTGACGATCAATCTGGGCTGGAAGGGGTTTCAGGTTACCAACAAGGCCGAAGCCGTCGTCCAGGCGACTTTCCCCGAAGGCAAGATCAAGGCGCGCGACTGGTTCCAGCCGCACGCGGGCATCGCACTGGAACTTTCGCCCCAGGCCGAACTGTTCGGCGGCTTCACCCAGGCGACCCGCGCCTTTGCCAGCGCGACCACGACTGGTCCCTTCTCGACCAACCAGGCCGGTTTCGACGCGATCAAGAACAGCCTGAAGCCCGAACAGTCCGACACATGGGAAGCGGGCCTGCGCTATCATGACAGCCGCTTCAACGGCGTGATCGGTGCCTATCTGGTCAATTTCCGCAACCGCCTGCTCGCGGTACAGGTCGGATCGGCGATTCAGGGCAATCCGTCCGCGCTCCAGAATGTCGGCAATGTCCGCTCCTTCGGCTTCGAAGCGGCGGGTGACCTGAAACTGGGCAGCGGTTTTGGCGTCTATGGGTCGTACAGCTATACCGATGCGACCTATCGCAACGATGTATTGAACGGCAATGGCGTGCTGGTCGCCGCGATCGCGGGCAAGACCGTGGTGGACAGCCCCAAACATATGCTGCGCGGCGAAATCAACTATGAACGCGAAGGGGCGTTCGGCCGGATCGGTGCCAACTATATGTCGCGCCGCTATTATACCTACACCAACGACCAGTCGGTGCCGGAACGGGTGATCGTCGATGCCTCCATCGGCTATCGCTTCACCGACAAGCTGGAATTGCAGCTGAACGCGACCAACCTGCTCGACGAACGCTATGTCGGGACGATCGGGTCGGGCGGCTTCGGCAATAGCGGCGATGGCCAGACCCTGCTGGTCGGCGCACCGGCGCAATTCTTCGCCACGGTGAAGGCGGGCTTCTGA
- the recJ gene encoding single-stranded-DNA-specific exonuclease RecJ gives MTYALNVARSILGQPWKWRGGGADARDPGFVPDDLVTQLLLARGCPRDALDAHRNPTIRAFMPDPSLFQDMDVAAERLADAIRDQEDVRIFGDYDVDGATSAALLIRLLRDLGLAARPYIPDRLMEGYGPSGEALVRLAGEGASLIVTVDCGAQAFDALAQARAVGVDVVVVDHHKCATALPLALALVNPNRLDENAEAATHGHLAAVGVAFLLGAALVRVLRARGWFAARKEPDLMALLDIVALGTVADVAQLRGLNRAFVAQGLKIMGKRRNVGLAALIDASGLTRAPLCHDLGFALGPRINAGGRVGQADLGVRLLTTEDPAEAAHIAQQLNHYNEERRAIESGVQEEAEALLAAQDNRAVAVIAGKGWHPGVIGIVAGRIKEKAGRPAIVIALDDAGVGKGSGRSISGVDLGAAVLAARDSGLLVAGGGHAMAAGLTVEEGKIDALADFLGERLEGAVARARDDRALLIDAVLAPAGVNPDYIAAIEQGGPYGAGWPAPRIAAGPMRVIKADIVGNGHLRAILGGDDGKSFKAIAFRQAETELGQAILGAPRDRRLWVAGRAKIDDWGSRPAAELHLEDAAWAD, from the coding sequence ATGACCTATGCACTCAATGTCGCCCGTTCGATCCTTGGCCAACCGTGGAAATGGCGCGGTGGCGGCGCGGATGCGCGCGATCCGGGCTTTGTCCCCGACGATCTGGTGACGCAATTGCTGCTGGCGCGCGGCTGTCCGCGCGATGCGCTCGACGCGCACCGTAACCCCACGATCCGCGCCTTCATGCCCGACCCCAGCCTGTTTCAGGACATGGACGTTGCGGCGGAGCGCCTGGCCGATGCGATCCGCGATCAGGAAGATGTGCGCATCTTCGGCGACTATGACGTCGATGGCGCGACCAGTGCGGCGCTGCTGATCCGGCTGCTGCGTGACCTGGGACTGGCTGCCAGACCCTATATCCCCGACCGGCTGATGGAGGGCTATGGCCCGTCGGGCGAAGCGCTGGTGCGGCTGGCGGGGGAGGGGGCCAGCCTGATCGTCACCGTCGATTGCGGGGCGCAGGCGTTCGATGCACTGGCGCAGGCGCGCGCCGTGGGCGTGGATGTGGTGGTGGTCGACCATCATAAATGCGCGACAGCGCTGCCGCTGGCGCTGGCGCTGGTGAACCCCAACCGGCTGGACGAAAATGCGGAAGCGGCCACCCATGGCCATCTGGCCGCAGTAGGAGTCGCCTTCCTGCTGGGCGCGGCGCTGGTGCGGGTGCTGCGCGCGCGTGGCTGGTTCGCGGCACGCAAAGAACCGGACCTGATGGCCCTGCTGGACATAGTGGCGCTGGGTACGGTGGCGGACGTCGCGCAATTGCGCGGGCTGAACCGCGCCTTCGTGGCGCAGGGGCTGAAAATCATGGGCAAGCGGCGCAATGTCGGACTGGCCGCGCTGATCGACGCCAGCGGTCTGACGCGTGCGCCCTTATGCCATGATCTGGGCTTTGCGCTGGGACCGCGCATCAATGCGGGCGGGCGCGTGGGGCAGGCGGATCTGGGCGTGCGGTTGCTGACGACGGAGGATCCCGCCGAAGCCGCGCACATAGCGCAGCAACTCAACCACTATAATGAGGAACGGCGCGCCATCGAATCGGGCGTGCAGGAAGAAGCCGAAGCGTTGCTCGCCGCGCAGGACAATCGCGCCGTCGCGGTGATCGCGGGCAAGGGTTGGCATCCCGGCGTCATTGGCATCGTCGCCGGGCGAATCAAGGAAAAGGCCGGACGCCCGGCCATTGTCATCGCGCTGGACGATGCGGGCGTGGGCAAGGGGTCGGGCCGGTCCATTTCGGGCGTCGATCTGGGCGCGGCCGTGCTGGCGGCCAGGGATAGCGGACTGCTGGTCGCAGGCGGCGGCCATGCCATGGCGGCGGGCCTGACGGTCGAGGAAGGCAAGATCGACGCGCTCGCCGATTTTCTGGGCGAACGGCTGGAGGGCGCGGTGGCGCGGGCGCGCGACGACCGGGCGCTGCTGATCGACGCGGTGCTGGCCCCGGCGGGCGTCAATCCCGACTATATCGCCGCCATCGAACAGGGCGGCCCTTATGGTGCAGGCTGGCCCGCCCCACGCATAGCCGCCGGGCCGATGCGGGTGATCAAGGCGGACATTGTGGGCAACGGCCATCTGCGCGCCATATTGGGCGGGGACGATGGCAAATCCTTCAAGGCGATCGCCTTTCGCCAGGCCGAGACGGAATTGGGGCAGGCGATATTGGGTGCGCCGCGCGACCGGCGGCTATGGGTTGCGGGCCGCGCGAAGATCGACGACTGGGGCAGCCGCCCCGCTGCCGAGCTGCATCTGGAGGACGCGGCCTGGGCCGATTGA